Proteins from a genomic interval of Colletes latitarsis isolate SP2378_abdomen chromosome 3, iyColLati1, whole genome shotgun sequence:
- the Dap160 gene encoding dynamin associated protein 160 isoform X2 has protein sequence MATQQNLRLDPWLIQPRELARYKEQFESLKPINGVVTGNQAKEFLLKSQLSLATLGQIWALSDADADGKMDINEFSIACKLITLKLRGFEIPKTLPPILVESLKVLSNGDNNTTNLTNGAANIPQQNNVASLVNLTGPPPVSVQPLIGGMPMSGSAPRPLIGPPPSNGPLPGHGIRPASPMTLPASRQSRQNVAATTHATTHTASKPPARPAPPSVGIVPSASTTTTTTTTTTTPSGGPPQRPAPPTNIGANFTPAISGPPPKPAPPSFPNSPVAAGISPVKVPPISAATVVPSIQPIQPMTTSAIGMSTVAPIAPLNTNPTPVAAFGMGQTMQMQSIGAGMVAPITTGSTIVPSVAPIPAGTGVVSTPPVVGLPLVSGPTVSGALVNGVIAQTPVSTSTPLSTTARPPSIDRVGSIDSQHSQHSVGSPQSVEWAVPHQTKLKYTQLFNTWDRTRSGFLSGPQARNIMVQSQLHQRQLAQIWALADMDSDGRLSCDEFVLAMHLCDIVKFGEQIPTTLPIELIPPAFRRQRQSSLTLSQSGAENVDPSAGMPQTSFEDKRKENFEKGQAELERRRKALLEIQRKEQEERERKEREEAEKQEKIRLEQERRRQAEIEKQLQRQREIEQEKEEQRKRAQEQREAARKEMERQRQLEWEKQKSQELQTQRQKEQDVLLKLKAKNHTLTIELGTLNDKVKELSQKICDTRVGVSGVKTTIDGMRSTRDAQLQEMAALKNKLREQNQRLLALSQEKARIEAKNKVNSAMESANQEAIKMAFDNKQITLKQMKDKIADLQQQIETKMADIENNNGQLQDIKTQIKNLATDCKNLHVTFEDKKLKVLELRGCGVAGTGTDYTTSAWSDTAWNDTTGTVNDWPVDDVTTTNEVEETTPGVMKYRALYEFVARNQDEISFQPGDIILVPPVQNAEPGWMAGEIRGYTGWFPESYVEPVDVGSGNENAFIQQDSVEKRTLEGIAEVPENVSDAGSLGGEPPVVEPIIPTLGLGTACDIQVTALFQYRPATEQHLTFEKGDIVNVIEQQGDWWYGTSSTEAKGWFPKSYVKEITTNQAAVVDGLNEYYIALYPYTSAEAGDLTFNQGEIILVTKKEGDWWTGTIGDRNGIFPANYVEKCDAPDQGTPVVTNALETTATITTTADTTTTSNEADVSVAQAALQTTKTAEQLEDERAAAEDRAELPDFTAMAAQQRGRKPEIVQVIAPYQATSSEQLDLQKGQLIMVRKKTDSGWWEGELQARGKKRQIGWFPASYVKPLTSSNRSTPVSHGYQESPTDPSVERVMALYPYQAQNEDELSFEKGDAIIVLAKDEAAWWKGELNGASGVFPSNYVSPMFNEMTTDLLVGGLDSMERKRQEYIKELITTEQAYIEDMRLVHEVFEKPLIESLVLTVDEVDKIFVNWRDIIACNDNFLRTLRIRRDNSEGGVVRMIGDILCENIPRMSAYIRFCSCQISAAVYLQRLTETVPEFVQVAHTCQQDPRTKGMPLSSFLIKPMQRITKYPLIIGKILEHTSVDHPDRQYLQEALAKAEEFCTQVNEGVREKENSDRLEWLQTHVACDGLEEQLIFNSLTNSLGPRKLLHFGILHKAKSGKELVGFLTNDFLLFAQPLLTKKSVFYGQQFSFDRNEHQKFKMYRKPIFLNELSLLGDSDTNGNLSLSWGEGTENSTKILRLRDQKKPIILLAPSSSECSLWIRRITDARKKFSENEKTRLQRQRSKQAQFGACGRILVTVLEGFNLKTIPVRRRPPNGRLRLVIEEAEDLIISKKGKCNTFCKVSMGSQEERTGVVSGTDCPLWDASMQFQVKDLLEDTLCITVFDKGYYSPDEFLGRAEIRVADIMRDSRDSCGPIQKRIRLHEVEKGTVVLKLDLRLFNNR, from the exons CTTATAGGTCCACCGCCATCAAATGGACCACTACCAGGACATGGAATTAGACCTGCCTCACCAATGACTTTACCAG CATCACGACAAAGTAGACAGAATGTGGCTGCCACTACACATGCCACAACTCACACAGCGTCAAAGCCACCTGCTCGACCTGCACCACCCTCTGTGG gaatcgtGCCTTCTGCaagtactactactactactactaccacTACCACTACTCCCAGTGGTGGTCCTCCTCAAAGACCTGCTCCACCCACAAATATTG GAGCAAATTTTACTCCTGCTATAAGTGGTCCGCCACCAAAACCTGCACCTCCTTCGTTTCCTAATAGTCCTGTCGCGGCTGGAATTTCACCCGTAAAAGTTCCACCTATATCTGCTGCAACAGTTGTTCCTTCAATTCAACCAATACAACCAATGACTACTTCTGCTATAG gTATGTCCACAGTAGCTCCAATTGCACCCTTAAATACAAATCCAACTCCAGTTGCTGCTTTTGGTATGGGACAAACAATGCAGATGCAATCAATAGGTGCTGGTATGGTTGCTCCAATTACAACTGGATCTACTATTGTACCTTCTGTTGCACCAATACCTGCTG GGACTGGTGTAGTATCAACACCTCCAGTTGTAGGTTTACCATTAGTGTCAGGACCCACAGTAAGTGGTGCATTAGTGAACGGTGTAATTGCTCAGACACCAGTATCTACAAGTACACCACTGAGTACAACAGCACGTCCGCCAAGCATAGATAGAGTGGGTTCGATTGATTCACAACATAGTCAGCATTCAGTGGGTTCGCCTCAGTCTGTAGAATGGGCTGTACCTCatcagacaaaattaaaatatactcagttgtttaatacttgggATAGGACACGGTCTGGATTTCTGTCAGGTCCTCAAGCCAGAAATATTATGGTGCAGTCACAGTTACATCAACGTCAGTTGGCGCAAATATG GGCGCTAGCAGACATGGATTCGGATGGACGTTTGAGTTGCGATGAATTTGTGTTAGCAATGCATTTATGCGATATAGTTAAATTTGGTGAACAAATACCTACCACACTTCCAATAGAACTTATTCCACCTGCGTTCAGACGTCAACGGCAAAGTAGTTTGACGCTGTCACAATCCGGAGCAGAGAATGTGGATCCATCCGCTGGTATGCCACag ACGTCCTTTGAAGATAAGCGTAAAGAAAACTTTGAAAAGGGCCAAGCCGAATTAGAACGGAGACGTAAAGCTCTGTTAGAAATTCAACGTAAGGAACAAGAAGAACGTGAACGGAAAGAGAGAGAGGAGGCagagaaacaagaaaaaattag ACTGGAGCAAGAGAGACGTAGACAAGCAGAAATTGAAAAGCAACTCCAAAGGCAAAGAGAGATTGAACAGGAAAAAGAAGAACAACGAAAACGAGCACAAGAGCAAAGGGAAGCAGCACGAAA GGAAATGGAGAGGCAACGACAATTAGAATGGGAAAAACAAAAATCGCAGGAACTTCAAACTCAGAGGCAAAAAGAGCAAGATGTACTGCTTAAGTTGAAAGCAAAAAATCATACCCTAACTATCGAACTTGGAACTCTT AATGATAAAGTAAAGGAGTTGTCGCAAAAAATTTGTGACACTAGAGTGGGTGTCTCTGGTGTGAAAACGACCATCGATGGTATGCGATCAACGCGTGACGCACAATTGCAAGAGATGGCTGCCTTAAAGAATAAACTTCGTGAACAGAACCAAAGATTGTTAGCTTTGAGTCAAGAGAAAGCTCGCATAGAAGCAAAGAACAAAGTTAACTCGGCCATGGAATCCGCAAATCAGGAAGCTATTAAAATGGCGTTCGACAATAAACAAATTACTCTAAAACAAATGAAGGATAAGATAGCTGATTTGCAACAACAg ATTGAAACTAAAATGGCTGATATAGAAAATAACAATGGTCAACTGCAAGATATTAAGacgcaaataaaaaatttggcGACCGATTGTAAGAATCTTCATGTTACGTTTGAAGATAAAAAGTTAAAGGTCTTAGAACTCCGAGGTTGCGGTGTTGCTGGAACTGGTACCGACTACACCACATCTGCGTGGAGCGATACTGCTTGGAACGATACTACAGGAACAGTTAACGATTGGCCTGTCGACGATGTTACTACAACTAACGAGGTGGAAGAAACTACTCCAGGTGTTATGAAATACAGGGCACTGTATGAATTTGTAGCTAGAAATCAAGACGAAATATCATTCCAACCTGGCGATATTATCTTG GTACCACCTGTTCAGAATGCAGAGCCAGGATGGATGGCTGGAGAAATTCGAGGCTACACAGGTTGGTTCCCTGAGTCTTATGTGGAACCAGTGGATGTTGGAAGCGGAAACGAGAATGCTTTTATACAGCAAGATAGTGTGGAAAAAAGAACTTTAGA AGGAATCGCTGAAGTTCCTGAGAACGTATCTGATGCAGGATCATTAGGTGGTGAACCTCCTGTTGTCGAACCCATCATACCTACCCTTGGTTTGGGCACAGCTTGCGATATACAAGTAACAGCTTTGTTTCAGTACCGCCCTGCGACAGAACAGCATCTTACCTTCGAGAAAGGAGATATTGTTAATGTTATTGAACAACag GGTGATTGGTGGTATGGTACATCTAGTACCGAAGCTAAGGGTTGGTTCCCCAAATCGTACGTGAAAGAAATTACTACTAATCAAGCTGCAGTGGTTGATGGCCTCAACGAGTACTACATCGCTCTGTATCCATATACCTCTGCTGAAGCTGGAGACTTAACATTCAATCAAGGAGAAATTATACTGGTCACTAAGAAGGAAGGGGATTGGTGGACAGGCACTATTGGAGATAGGAATGGAATTTTCCCTGCCAATTATGTAGAAAAATGTGATGCTCCAGATCAG GGTACTCCTGTTGTTACTAACGCGCTTGAAACAACCGCAACTATTACAACGACTGCAGATACAACCACAACTAGTAACGAAGCGGATGTTTCAGTTGCCCAAGCAGCATTg CAAACTACAAAAACTGCTGAGCAGCTTGAAGATGAAAGAGCAGCAGCAGAAGATAGAGCAGAATTACCAGACTTTACTGCAATGGCTGCACAGCag CGAGGAAGAAAACCTGAAATTGTACAAGTTATTGCACCATACCAAGCTACTAGTTCTGAGCAATTAGACTTACAAAAAGGACAGTTAATAATGGTACGCAAGAAAACTGATAGTGGTTGGTGGGAGGGAGAATTACAG GCACGTGGTAAGAAGAGACAAATTGGTTGGTTCCCAGCGTCTTATGTTAAGCCTTTAACCAGTAGCAATCGAAGTACACCTGTTTCTCATGGATATCAAGAATCTCCTACAGATCCAAGCGTTG AGCGTGTTATGGCGTTATATCCGTATCAGGCACAAAATGAAGATGAACTAAGCTTTGAAAAAGGTGACGCTATAATTGTGCTTGCAAAAGATGAGGCAGCATGGTGGAAAGGCGAATTGAATGGCGCGTCTGGTGTATTCCCCAGTAATTATGTATCTCCTATGT TTAATGAGATGACAACTGATCTACTAGTGGGTGGATTGGATTCAATGGAAAGAAAACGTCAGGAATACATCAAAGAGCTTATTACAACTGAGCAAGCATATATAGAAGACATGAGACTTGTACATGAG GTGTTTGAGAAACCTCTTATTGAAAGCCTAGTTTTAACCGTGGACGAAGTGgataaaatatttgttaattGGAGGGATATTATTGCTTGTAACGACAACTTTTTGAG aacattGAGAATACGACGCGATAACAGCGAAGGGGGAGTTGTAAGAATGATTGGAGATATTTTATGTGAAAAT ATACCGCGAATGTCAGCTTATATCAGATTCTGCAGCTGTCAAATATCTGCTGCTGTTTATCTTCAACGATTGACCGAGACTGTACCAGAATTTGTCCAAGTTGCACATACTTGCCAACAAGATCCGCGCACGAAAGGAATGCCTTTaagttcatttttaataaaaccaATGCAGAGGATAACAAAGTATCCGCTTATTATTGGCaaa ATTTTAGAACACACTTCGGTTGATCATCCTGACAGACAGTATCTTCAAGAAGCATTGGCTAAAGCTGAAGAATTTTGTACTCag GTAAACGAGGGAGttagagaaaaagaaaacagcGATAGATTAGAATGGTTGCAAACGCACGTGGCTTGCGATGGTCTGGAAGAACAACTTATTTTTAATTCATTGACCAATTCTTTAGGTCCGCGAAAGCTTCTACACTTTGGTATACTTCATAAG GCAAAAAGTGGAAAGGAACTTGTTGGATTTCTCACAAATGATTTTCTACTATTTGCTCAGCCGTTacttaccaaaaaatctgtcttTTATGGACAACAATTTTCGTTCGATCGAAACGAACATCAGAAATTTAAAATGTATAGAAAG CCAATATTTCTAAATGAATTATCGTTACTAGGAGATTCAGACACAAATGGAAACCTTAGCTTAAGTTGGGGCGAAGGTACAGAAAACTCGACCAAGATACTCAGGTTAAGAGATCAGAAGAAACCAATAATATTGCTGGCACCATCTTCGAGCGAATGTTCCCTGTGGATCAGAAGAATTACCGATGCAAGAAAGAAGTTTTCGGAGAACGAGAAAACACGCTTGCAAAGGCAACGATCAA AACAAGCGCAGTTCGGAGCGTGTGGCAGAATTCTCGTTACAGTGCTTGAAGGCTTCAATTTAAAGACAATACCTG TTCGTAGAAGACCACCCAATGGTAGACTTCGGTTAGTAATTGAAGAAGCCGAGGATCTAATTATATCTAAAAAAG GCAAGTGTAATACATTCTGCAAAGTGAGTATGGGTTCGCAAGAAGAGAGAACAGGTGTCGTATCTGGAACTGATTGTCCTCTGTGGGATGCATCAATGCAATTTCAAGTAAAGGATTTACTCGAAGATACTTTGTGTATCACGGTATTTGATAAAGGCTATTATAGCCCCGATG aatTTCTTGGCCGAGCCGAAATAAGGGTCGCTGACATAATGAGAGACAGCAGAGACTCGTGCGGACCTATTCAGAAACGTATTCGGTTGCATGAAGTTGAAAAAGGAACCGTCGTGTTAAAGTTGGATCTACGACTGTTTAACAATCGATAA
- the Dap160 gene encoding dynamin associated protein 160 isoform X7 — MATQQNLRLDPWLIQPRELARYKEQFESLKPINGVVTGNQAKEFLLKSQLSLATLGQIWALSDADADGKMDINEFSIACKLITLKLRGFEIPKTLPPILVESLKVLSNGDNNTTNLTNGAANIPQQNNVASLVNLTGPPPVSVQPLIGGMPMSGSAPRPLIGPPPSNGPLPGHGIRPASPMTLPGANFTPAISGPPPKPAPPSFPNSPVAAGISPVKVPPISAATVVPSIQPIQPMTTSAIDLLDLELPGMSTVAPIAPLNTNPTPVAAFGMGQTMQMQSIGAGMVAPITTGSTIVPSVAPIPAGTGVVSTPPVVGLPLVSGPTVSGALVNGVIAQTPVSTSTPLSTTARPPSIDRVGSIDSQHSQHSVGSPQSVEWAVPHQTKLKYTQLFNTWDRTRSGFLSGPQARNIMVQSQLHQRQLAQIWALADMDSDGRLSCDEFVLAMHLCDIVKFGEQIPTTLPIELIPPAFRRQRQSSLTLSQSGAENVDPSAGMPQTSFEDKRKENFEKGQAELERRRKALLEIQRKEQEERERKEREEAEKQEKIRLEQERRRQAEIEKQLQRQREIEQEKEEQRKRAQEQREAARKEMERQRQLEWEKQKSQELQTQRQKEQDVLLKLKAKNHTLTIELGTLNDKVKELSQKICDTRVGVSGVKTTIDGMRSTRDAQLQEMAALKNKLREQNQRLLALSQEKARIEAKNKVNSAMESANQEAIKMAFDNKQITLKQMKDKIADLQQQIETKMADIENNNGQLQDIKTQIKNLATDCKNLHVTFEDKKLKVLELRGCGVAGTGTDYTTSAWSDTAWNDTTGTVNDWPVDDVTTTNEVEETTPGVMKYRALYEFVARNQDEISFQPGDIILVPPVQNAEPGWMAGEIRGYTGWFPESYVEPVDVGSGNENAFIQQDSVEKRTLEGIAEVPENVSDAGSLGGEPPVVEPIIPTLGLGTACDIQVTALFQYRPATEQHLTFEKGDIVNVIEQQGDWWYGTSSTEAKGWFPKSYVKEITTNQAAVVDGLNEYYIALYPYTSAEAGDLTFNQGEIILVTKKEGDWWTGTIGDRNGIFPANYVEKCDAPDQGTPVVTNALETTATITTTADTTTTSNEADVSVAQAALQTTKTAEQLEDERAAAEDRAELPDFTAMAAQQRGRKPEIVQVIAPYQATSSEQLDLQKGQLIMVRKKTDSGWWEGELQARGKKRQIGWFPASYVKPLTSSNRSTPVSHGYQESPTDPSVERVMALYPYQAQNEDELSFEKGDAIIVLAKDEAAWWKGELNGASGVFPSNYVSPMFNEMTTDLLVGGLDSMERKRQEYIKELITTEQAYIEDMRLVHEVFEKPLIESLVLTVDEVDKIFVNWRDIIACNDNFLRTLRIRRDNSEGGVVRMIGDILCENIPRMSAYIRFCSCQISAAVYLQRLTETVPEFVQVAHTCQQDPRTKGMPLSSFLIKPMQRITKYPLIIGKILEHTSVDHPDRQYLQEALAKAEEFCTQVNEGVREKENSDRLEWLQTHVACDGLEEQLIFNSLTNSLGPRKLLHFGILHKAKSGKELVGFLTNDFLLFAQPLLTKKSVFYGQQFSFDRNEHQKFKMYRKPIFLNELSLLGDSDTNGNLSLSWGEGTENSTKILRLRDQKKPIILLAPSSSECSLWIRRITDARKKFSENEKTRLQRQRSKQAQFGACGRILVTVLEGFNLKTIPVRRRPPNGRLRLVIEEAEDLIISKKGKCNTFCKVSMGSQEERTGVVSGTDCPLWDASMQFQVKDLLEDTLCITVFDKGYYSPDEFLGRAEIRVADIMRDSRDSCGPIQKRIRLHEVEKGTVVLKLDLRLFNNR; from the exons CTTATAGGTCCACCGCCATCAAATGGACCACTACCAGGACATGGAATTAGACCTGCCTCACCAATGACTTTACCAG GAGCAAATTTTACTCCTGCTATAAGTGGTCCGCCACCAAAACCTGCACCTCCTTCGTTTCCTAATAGTCCTGTCGCGGCTGGAATTTCACCCGTAAAAGTTCCACCTATATCTGCTGCAACAGTTGTTCCTTCAATTCAACCAATACAACCAATGACTACTTCTGCTATAG ATTTACTTGATCTTGAGTTACCAG gTATGTCCACAGTAGCTCCAATTGCACCCTTAAATACAAATCCAACTCCAGTTGCTGCTTTTGGTATGGGACAAACAATGCAGATGCAATCAATAGGTGCTGGTATGGTTGCTCCAATTACAACTGGATCTACTATTGTACCTTCTGTTGCACCAATACCTGCTG GGACTGGTGTAGTATCAACACCTCCAGTTGTAGGTTTACCATTAGTGTCAGGACCCACAGTAAGTGGTGCATTAGTGAACGGTGTAATTGCTCAGACACCAGTATCTACAAGTACACCACTGAGTACAACAGCACGTCCGCCAAGCATAGATAGAGTGGGTTCGATTGATTCACAACATAGTCAGCATTCAGTGGGTTCGCCTCAGTCTGTAGAATGGGCTGTACCTCatcagacaaaattaaaatatactcagttgtttaatacttgggATAGGACACGGTCTGGATTTCTGTCAGGTCCTCAAGCCAGAAATATTATGGTGCAGTCACAGTTACATCAACGTCAGTTGGCGCAAATATG GGCGCTAGCAGACATGGATTCGGATGGACGTTTGAGTTGCGATGAATTTGTGTTAGCAATGCATTTATGCGATATAGTTAAATTTGGTGAACAAATACCTACCACACTTCCAATAGAACTTATTCCACCTGCGTTCAGACGTCAACGGCAAAGTAGTTTGACGCTGTCACAATCCGGAGCAGAGAATGTGGATCCATCCGCTGGTATGCCACag ACGTCCTTTGAAGATAAGCGTAAAGAAAACTTTGAAAAGGGCCAAGCCGAATTAGAACGGAGACGTAAAGCTCTGTTAGAAATTCAACGTAAGGAACAAGAAGAACGTGAACGGAAAGAGAGAGAGGAGGCagagaaacaagaaaaaattag ACTGGAGCAAGAGAGACGTAGACAAGCAGAAATTGAAAAGCAACTCCAAAGGCAAAGAGAGATTGAACAGGAAAAAGAAGAACAACGAAAACGAGCACAAGAGCAAAGGGAAGCAGCACGAAA GGAAATGGAGAGGCAACGACAATTAGAATGGGAAAAACAAAAATCGCAGGAACTTCAAACTCAGAGGCAAAAAGAGCAAGATGTACTGCTTAAGTTGAAAGCAAAAAATCATACCCTAACTATCGAACTTGGAACTCTT AATGATAAAGTAAAGGAGTTGTCGCAAAAAATTTGTGACACTAGAGTGGGTGTCTCTGGTGTGAAAACGACCATCGATGGTATGCGATCAACGCGTGACGCACAATTGCAAGAGATGGCTGCCTTAAAGAATAAACTTCGTGAACAGAACCAAAGATTGTTAGCTTTGAGTCAAGAGAAAGCTCGCATAGAAGCAAAGAACAAAGTTAACTCGGCCATGGAATCCGCAAATCAGGAAGCTATTAAAATGGCGTTCGACAATAAACAAATTACTCTAAAACAAATGAAGGATAAGATAGCTGATTTGCAACAACAg ATTGAAACTAAAATGGCTGATATAGAAAATAACAATGGTCAACTGCAAGATATTAAGacgcaaataaaaaatttggcGACCGATTGTAAGAATCTTCATGTTACGTTTGAAGATAAAAAGTTAAAGGTCTTAGAACTCCGAGGTTGCGGTGTTGCTGGAACTGGTACCGACTACACCACATCTGCGTGGAGCGATACTGCTTGGAACGATACTACAGGAACAGTTAACGATTGGCCTGTCGACGATGTTACTACAACTAACGAGGTGGAAGAAACTACTCCAGGTGTTATGAAATACAGGGCACTGTATGAATTTGTAGCTAGAAATCAAGACGAAATATCATTCCAACCTGGCGATATTATCTTG GTACCACCTGTTCAGAATGCAGAGCCAGGATGGATGGCTGGAGAAATTCGAGGCTACACAGGTTGGTTCCCTGAGTCTTATGTGGAACCAGTGGATGTTGGAAGCGGAAACGAGAATGCTTTTATACAGCAAGATAGTGTGGAAAAAAGAACTTTAGA AGGAATCGCTGAAGTTCCTGAGAACGTATCTGATGCAGGATCATTAGGTGGTGAACCTCCTGTTGTCGAACCCATCATACCTACCCTTGGTTTGGGCACAGCTTGCGATATACAAGTAACAGCTTTGTTTCAGTACCGCCCTGCGACAGAACAGCATCTTACCTTCGAGAAAGGAGATATTGTTAATGTTATTGAACAACag GGTGATTGGTGGTATGGTACATCTAGTACCGAAGCTAAGGGTTGGTTCCCCAAATCGTACGTGAAAGAAATTACTACTAATCAAGCTGCAGTGGTTGATGGCCTCAACGAGTACTACATCGCTCTGTATCCATATACCTCTGCTGAAGCTGGAGACTTAACATTCAATCAAGGAGAAATTATACTGGTCACTAAGAAGGAAGGGGATTGGTGGACAGGCACTATTGGAGATAGGAATGGAATTTTCCCTGCCAATTATGTAGAAAAATGTGATGCTCCAGATCAG GGTACTCCTGTTGTTACTAACGCGCTTGAAACAACCGCAACTATTACAACGACTGCAGATACAACCACAACTAGTAACGAAGCGGATGTTTCAGTTGCCCAAGCAGCATTg CAAACTACAAAAACTGCTGAGCAGCTTGAAGATGAAAGAGCAGCAGCAGAAGATAGAGCAGAATTACCAGACTTTACTGCAATGGCTGCACAGCag CGAGGAAGAAAACCTGAAATTGTACAAGTTATTGCACCATACCAAGCTACTAGTTCTGAGCAATTAGACTTACAAAAAGGACAGTTAATAATGGTACGCAAGAAAACTGATAGTGGTTGGTGGGAGGGAGAATTACAG GCACGTGGTAAGAAGAGACAAATTGGTTGGTTCCCAGCGTCTTATGTTAAGCCTTTAACCAGTAGCAATCGAAGTACACCTGTTTCTCATGGATATCAAGAATCTCCTACAGATCCAAGCGTTG AGCGTGTTATGGCGTTATATCCGTATCAGGCACAAAATGAAGATGAACTAAGCTTTGAAAAAGGTGACGCTATAATTGTGCTTGCAAAAGATGAGGCAGCATGGTGGAAAGGCGAATTGAATGGCGCGTCTGGTGTATTCCCCAGTAATTATGTATCTCCTATGT TTAATGAGATGACAACTGATCTACTAGTGGGTGGATTGGATTCAATGGAAAGAAAACGTCAGGAATACATCAAAGAGCTTATTACAACTGAGCAAGCATATATAGAAGACATGAGACTTGTACATGAG GTGTTTGAGAAACCTCTTATTGAAAGCCTAGTTTTAACCGTGGACGAAGTGgataaaatatttgttaattGGAGGGATATTATTGCTTGTAACGACAACTTTTTGAG aacattGAGAATACGACGCGATAACAGCGAAGGGGGAGTTGTAAGAATGATTGGAGATATTTTATGTGAAAAT ATACCGCGAATGTCAGCTTATATCAGATTCTGCAGCTGTCAAATATCTGCTGCTGTTTATCTTCAACGATTGACCGAGACTGTACCAGAATTTGTCCAAGTTGCACATACTTGCCAACAAGATCCGCGCACGAAAGGAATGCCTTTaagttcatttttaataaaaccaATGCAGAGGATAACAAAGTATCCGCTTATTATTGGCaaa ATTTTAGAACACACTTCGGTTGATCATCCTGACAGACAGTATCTTCAAGAAGCATTGGCTAAAGCTGAAGAATTTTGTACTCag GTAAACGAGGGAGttagagaaaaagaaaacagcGATAGATTAGAATGGTTGCAAACGCACGTGGCTTGCGATGGTCTGGAAGAACAACTTATTTTTAATTCATTGACCAATTCTTTAGGTCCGCGAAAGCTTCTACACTTTGGTATACTTCATAAG GCAAAAAGTGGAAAGGAACTTGTTGGATTTCTCACAAATGATTTTCTACTATTTGCTCAGCCGTTacttaccaaaaaatctgtcttTTATGGACAACAATTTTCGTTCGATCGAAACGAACATCAGAAATTTAAAATGTATAGAAAG CCAATATTTCTAAATGAATTATCGTTACTAGGAGATTCAGACACAAATGGAAACCTTAGCTTAAGTTGGGGCGAAGGTACAGAAAACTCGACCAAGATACTCAGGTTAAGAGATCAGAAGAAACCAATAATATTGCTGGCACCATCTTCGAGCGAATGTTCCCTGTGGATCAGAAGAATTACCGATGCAAGAAAGAAGTTTTCGGAGAACGAGAAAACACGCTTGCAAAGGCAACGATCAA AACAAGCGCAGTTCGGAGCGTGTGGCAGAATTCTCGTTACAGTGCTTGAAGGCTTCAATTTAAAGACAATACCTG TTCGTAGAAGACCACCCAATGGTAGACTTCGGTTAGTAATTGAAGAAGCCGAGGATCTAATTATATCTAAAAAAG GCAAGTGTAATACATTCTGCAAAGTGAGTATGGGTTCGCAAGAAGAGAGAACAGGTGTCGTATCTGGAACTGATTGTCCTCTGTGGGATGCATCAATGCAATTTCAAGTAAAGGATTTACTCGAAGATACTTTGTGTATCACGGTATTTGATAAAGGCTATTATAGCCCCGATG aatTTCTTGGCCGAGCCGAAATAAGGGTCGCTGACATAATGAGAGACAGCAGAGACTCGTGCGGACCTATTCAGAAACGTATTCGGTTGCATGAAGTTGAAAAAGGAACCGTCGTGTTAAAGTTGGATCTACGACTGTTTAACAATCGATAA